In Cottoperca gobio chromosome 1, fCotGob3.1, whole genome shotgun sequence, a genomic segment contains:
- the zbtb5 gene encoding zinc finger and BTB domain-containing protein 5 isoform X1 codes for MGMEVKQHSATLAMDFPGHFEQIFQQLNYQRVHGQLCDCVIVVGSRHFKAHRSVLAACSTHFRALFTVAEGDSSMNMIQLDSEVVTAEAFAALVDMMYTSTLMLGESNVMDILLAASHLHLNNVVKACKHYLTTRTLPMSPSSDRLAHHHPQQEQQRHRQQQQVADIAVNPTLAANANLAANAATSKLQRSFLLQQLGLSLVSSALGGMEEEGVGNVVGSRVVEQRASFPIRRFHKRKPSMALSLSDERPRQRQRPSAPNLGLLGEEGVNTEREEGALLSPDSHKMGDESKLDAAITGLVGVSQDDPQMPSQSDSGHCEGGEMGRMQGGVRKEEDMEDQDHKVNRGGVKIKSGTEEEAEEQELKVVVKREPLSSPEPTDEISDVTSLAEPGGQEEKAELSPESSDRSFTSEPQPSSDSLLQSSSQMLLKSSMGGGAGVGGGFGCNSGLGGKAGFSISSFLNPKHFGTSGAGLVAAEDDVPNTTTADAVAHHFLLRQEAAGPSGSASSSLLKVGPLSGESRNGFGDNLQADSLFLRPLHDGLGNHRGSGSGGRGGIDPFCLDFQHSSLGLHSLGRPSQGAGGVTAAALGYPGYRRIAPKMTTGLGGGGEGVGGVLQDAASSSSSLTSPLLLNERGGYEMNNGRPTSLPPQLTRASADVLSKCKKALSEHNVLVVEGARKYACKICCKTFLTLTDCKKHIRVHTGEKPYACLKCGKRFSQSSHLYKHCKTTCLRWQNNNMSNAML; via the exons ATGGGCATGGAAGTGAAGCAGCACAGCGCCACCCT GGCCATGGATTTCCCAGGCCACTTTGAACAGATCTTCCAGCAGCTCAACTATCAGCGTGTCCACGGTCAGTTGTGCGACTGTGTCATCGTGGTGGGCAGCAGACACTTCAAGGCCCACCGCTCGGTGCTGGCAGCCTGCAGCACCCACTTCAGAGCCCTGTTTACAGTGGCAGAAGGAGATTCGAGCATGAACATGATCCAGCTGGACAGCGAG GTGGTGACAGCAGAAGCTTTTGCTGCTCTGGTGGACATGATGTACACTTCAACGCTGATGCTGGGGGAGAGCAACGTCATGGATATCCTCCTTGCAGCCTCACATCTGCACCTCAACAATGTAGTGAAGGCCTGCAAACACTACCTGACCACACGCACCCTGCCCATGTCGCCCTCTTCCGACAGACTCGCCCATCACCACCCTCAGCAAGAGCAGCAGAGgcacaggcagcagcagcaagtaGCAGATATAGCAGTGAACCCTACTCTAGCAGCTAATGCTAACCTTGCAGCAAACGCTGCCACGTCAAAGTTGCAGCGCTccttcctcctgcagcagctggggCTGAGCTTGGTGAGCTCTGCTTTGGGTgggatggaggaggaaggagtCGGAAATGTAGTTGGCAGTAGAGTGGTCGAACAGAGAGCCTCCTTCCCAATCCGACGCTTCCACAAACGCAAGCCCTCCATGGCCCTAAGCCTGTCGGACGAGAGACCCAGGCAGAGGCAGCGCCCCTCTGCCCCTAACCTGGGGCTGTTGGGAGAAGAAGGGGTGAACACAGAGCGCGAGGAAGGAGCACTACTCTCCCCGGACTCCCACAAGATGGGGGATGAATCCAAATTGGATGCCGCAATCACTGGCTTAGTAGGGGTGTCCCAAGATGATCCACAGATGCCCAGCCAGTCGGATAGTGGACATTGTGAAGGGGGGGAAATGGGGAGAATGCAGGGAGGggtgaggaaggaggaggacatGGAAGACCAGGACCACAAGGTCAACAGAGGAGGGGTGAAGATCAAATcagggacagaggaggaggcagaagaACAGGAACTGAAG GTGGTGGTTAAACGGGAGCCGTTAAGTTCGCCTGAGCCAACTGATGAAATTAGCGACGTGACATCGCTGGCTGAGCCCGGAGGCCAGGAGGAGAAGGCGGAGCTGAGCCCAGAGAGCAGTGACCGCAGCTTCACCTCTGAACCCCAACCCAGCTCTGACTCTCTGCTGCAGTCCAGCTCCCAGATGCTCCTCAAGAGCAGCATGGGAGGAGGCGCCGGAGTCGGAGGAGGTTTTGGGTGTAACAGCGGACTGGGTGGCAAAGCTGGTTTTAGTATTTCTAGTTTTCTCAACCCTAAGCATTTCGGAACTTCCGGCGCAGGTTTGGTTGCTGCAGAGGATGACGTCCCCAACACAACAACTGCCGATGCAGTGGCACATCACTTCCTGCTCAGACAGGAAGCTGCTGGGCCATCTGgctctgcctcttcctctctcctgaaGGTAGGTCCGCTCAGTGGCGAGAGTCGCAACGGTTTTGGAGACAACCTACAAGCCGATTCTCTCTTCCTACGCCCCCTGCATGATGGTTTAGGGAACCATAGAGGAAGTGGTAGTGGAGGGCGTGGAGGAATAGATCCCTTTTGTTTGGACTTCCAACACTCTAGTCTAGGGCTTCACTCCCTGGGGCGACCCTCACAAGGAGCAGGGGGagtgactgctgctgctctgggtTATCCAGGTTACAGACGTATTGCTCCGAAAATGACCACCGGcttgggaggaggaggagaaggagtggGTGGTGTTCTCCAGGatgctgcctcttcctcctcaagTCTGACAAGTCCTCTGCTTTTAAACGAGAGAGGTGGATATGAAATGAATAATGGCAGGCCCACCTCTCTTCCCCCTCAGCTGACCCGAGCTTCAGCAGACGTCCTGTCCAAGTGCAAGAAGGCTCTGTCGGAGCATAATGTCTTGGTGGTGGAGGGAGCTCGGAAATACGCCTGTAAAATCTGCTGCAAAACCTTCCTCACTCTGACGGACTGCAAAAAACACATCCGCgtccacacaggagagaaaccctACGCATGTCTCAAGTGTGGAAAGCGCTTCAGCCAATCCTCCCACCTGTACAAGCATTGCAAGACCACCTGTTTGCGCTGGCAGAACAATAACATGTCCAATGCCATGCTGTAG
- the zbtb5 gene encoding zinc finger and BTB domain-containing protein 5 isoform X2 has protein sequence MDFPGHFEQIFQQLNYQRVHGQLCDCVIVVGSRHFKAHRSVLAACSTHFRALFTVAEGDSSMNMIQLDSEVVTAEAFAALVDMMYTSTLMLGESNVMDILLAASHLHLNNVVKACKHYLTTRTLPMSPSSDRLAHHHPQQEQQRHRQQQQVADIAVNPTLAANANLAANAATSKLQRSFLLQQLGLSLVSSALGGMEEEGVGNVVGSRVVEQRASFPIRRFHKRKPSMALSLSDERPRQRQRPSAPNLGLLGEEGVNTEREEGALLSPDSHKMGDESKLDAAITGLVGVSQDDPQMPSQSDSGHCEGGEMGRMQGGVRKEEDMEDQDHKVNRGGVKIKSGTEEEAEEQELKVVVKREPLSSPEPTDEISDVTSLAEPGGQEEKAELSPESSDRSFTSEPQPSSDSLLQSSSQMLLKSSMGGGAGVGGGFGCNSGLGGKAGFSISSFLNPKHFGTSGAGLVAAEDDVPNTTTADAVAHHFLLRQEAAGPSGSASSSLLKVGPLSGESRNGFGDNLQADSLFLRPLHDGLGNHRGSGSGGRGGIDPFCLDFQHSSLGLHSLGRPSQGAGGVTAAALGYPGYRRIAPKMTTGLGGGGEGVGGVLQDAASSSSSLTSPLLLNERGGYEMNNGRPTSLPPQLTRASADVLSKCKKALSEHNVLVVEGARKYACKICCKTFLTLTDCKKHIRVHTGEKPYACLKCGKRFSQSSHLYKHCKTTCLRWQNNNMSNAML, from the exons ATGGATTTCCCAGGCCACTTTGAACAGATCTTCCAGCAGCTCAACTATCAGCGTGTCCACGGTCAGTTGTGCGACTGTGTCATCGTGGTGGGCAGCAGACACTTCAAGGCCCACCGCTCGGTGCTGGCAGCCTGCAGCACCCACTTCAGAGCCCTGTTTACAGTGGCAGAAGGAGATTCGAGCATGAACATGATCCAGCTGGACAGCGAG GTGGTGACAGCAGAAGCTTTTGCTGCTCTGGTGGACATGATGTACACTTCAACGCTGATGCTGGGGGAGAGCAACGTCATGGATATCCTCCTTGCAGCCTCACATCTGCACCTCAACAATGTAGTGAAGGCCTGCAAACACTACCTGACCACACGCACCCTGCCCATGTCGCCCTCTTCCGACAGACTCGCCCATCACCACCCTCAGCAAGAGCAGCAGAGgcacaggcagcagcagcaagtaGCAGATATAGCAGTGAACCCTACTCTAGCAGCTAATGCTAACCTTGCAGCAAACGCTGCCACGTCAAAGTTGCAGCGCTccttcctcctgcagcagctggggCTGAGCTTGGTGAGCTCTGCTTTGGGTgggatggaggaggaaggagtCGGAAATGTAGTTGGCAGTAGAGTGGTCGAACAGAGAGCCTCCTTCCCAATCCGACGCTTCCACAAACGCAAGCCCTCCATGGCCCTAAGCCTGTCGGACGAGAGACCCAGGCAGAGGCAGCGCCCCTCTGCCCCTAACCTGGGGCTGTTGGGAGAAGAAGGGGTGAACACAGAGCGCGAGGAAGGAGCACTACTCTCCCCGGACTCCCACAAGATGGGGGATGAATCCAAATTGGATGCCGCAATCACTGGCTTAGTAGGGGTGTCCCAAGATGATCCACAGATGCCCAGCCAGTCGGATAGTGGACATTGTGAAGGGGGGGAAATGGGGAGAATGCAGGGAGGggtgaggaaggaggaggacatGGAAGACCAGGACCACAAGGTCAACAGAGGAGGGGTGAAGATCAAATcagggacagaggaggaggcagaagaACAGGAACTGAAG GTGGTGGTTAAACGGGAGCCGTTAAGTTCGCCTGAGCCAACTGATGAAATTAGCGACGTGACATCGCTGGCTGAGCCCGGAGGCCAGGAGGAGAAGGCGGAGCTGAGCCCAGAGAGCAGTGACCGCAGCTTCACCTCTGAACCCCAACCCAGCTCTGACTCTCTGCTGCAGTCCAGCTCCCAGATGCTCCTCAAGAGCAGCATGGGAGGAGGCGCCGGAGTCGGAGGAGGTTTTGGGTGTAACAGCGGACTGGGTGGCAAAGCTGGTTTTAGTATTTCTAGTTTTCTCAACCCTAAGCATTTCGGAACTTCCGGCGCAGGTTTGGTTGCTGCAGAGGATGACGTCCCCAACACAACAACTGCCGATGCAGTGGCACATCACTTCCTGCTCAGACAGGAAGCTGCTGGGCCATCTGgctctgcctcttcctctctcctgaaGGTAGGTCCGCTCAGTGGCGAGAGTCGCAACGGTTTTGGAGACAACCTACAAGCCGATTCTCTCTTCCTACGCCCCCTGCATGATGGTTTAGGGAACCATAGAGGAAGTGGTAGTGGAGGGCGTGGAGGAATAGATCCCTTTTGTTTGGACTTCCAACACTCTAGTCTAGGGCTTCACTCCCTGGGGCGACCCTCACAAGGAGCAGGGGGagtgactgctgctgctctgggtTATCCAGGTTACAGACGTATTGCTCCGAAAATGACCACCGGcttgggaggaggaggagaaggagtggGTGGTGTTCTCCAGGatgctgcctcttcctcctcaagTCTGACAAGTCCTCTGCTTTTAAACGAGAGAGGTGGATATGAAATGAATAATGGCAGGCCCACCTCTCTTCCCCCTCAGCTGACCCGAGCTTCAGCAGACGTCCTGTCCAAGTGCAAGAAGGCTCTGTCGGAGCATAATGTCTTGGTGGTGGAGGGAGCTCGGAAATACGCCTGTAAAATCTGCTGCAAAACCTTCCTCACTCTGACGGACTGCAAAAAACACATCCGCgtccacacaggagagaaaccctACGCATGTCTCAAGTGTGGAAAGCGCTTCAGCCAATCCTCCCACCTGTACAAGCATTGCAAGACCACCTGTTTGCGCTGGCAGAACAATAACATGTCCAATGCCATGCTGTAG
- the polr1e gene encoding DNA-directed RNA polymerase I subunit RPA49 yields MTTTMAASCSLVCCEEERDSDKAVIVRFSNGSVKNAERLDFTMYKNADDSNPRKKNRRIMAAESDRLSYVGNNFGAESLKCNNLCKYYVGVLNSKTRQMEVHSAQLFNMQPVIPGEITESAKTQDTTLTYRDKVDSLIEAFGTNKQKRALNTRRLNQVGSEALHQAVAKAANTVIEEKGLEALQQEVAETEAQGDLALHLPPCNADADKPEDVYLFDDLLSPEEFEALEPAGSKMAELTSEELKKMREDGGCLCVVKHLENMPAAGEARDKTSRCAFYLSMLLKLVQQRNITRKFGQEEGCPRIVQNKLFRTFTVETFNSGRVQNMVSTSMRAKLAAYCLALQLHMSHMTGDLTLLHRDLGITEAKMVDIAKSMGLTLIKLPRGKSEDAGLQDTNRQAALVLPLVKYEQSMERRKRKKMH; encoded by the exons ATGACAACAACTATGGCTGCCTCCTGCTCGTTGGTGTGttgtgaagaggagagagactcCGACAAAGCTGTTATTG TCCGCTTTTCAAACGGCAGCGTCAAAAATGCAGAGAGACTGGATTTCACGATGTACAAGAACGCAGATGACAGTAATCCCAGGAAAAAAAACAGGCGGATAATG GCTGCGGAATCAGACAGACTGTCCTATGTTGGAAATAACTTTGGAGCGGAGTCCTTGAAATGCAACAACCTTTGCAA ATATTATGTTGGAGTGTTGAACAGCAAGACCAGGCAAATGGAGGTGCACAGTGCTCAGCTCTTCAACATGCAACCTGTTATACCAGGAGAGATAACAGAGTCGGCAAAAACCCAGGACACTACTCTGACCTACAGAGACAAG GTTGACTCTTTGATTGAGGCGTTTGGCACCAACAAACAGAAGAGAGCTCTGAACACCCGCAGGTTGAACCAGGTGGGAAGTGAAGCCCTGCATCAAGCAGTGGCCAAGGCTGCCAACACTGTGATTGAGGAGAAGGGTCTGGAAG CTCTACAACAGGAAGTGGCTGAGACAGAGGCCCAGGGAGACCTGGCTCTCCACCTGCCTCCCTGCAATGCAGACGCTGACAAACCGGAGGACGTCTACCTATTTGACGATC TCCTGAGCCCAGAAGAGTTTGAGGCTTTGGAGCCGGCTGGTTCCAAGATGGCAGAACTCACCTctgaggagctgaagaagatgagagaggaCGGAGG GTGCTTGTGTGTCGTGAAGCACCTGGAGAACATGCCAGCTGCGGGTGAAGCCAGAGATAAAACCTCCCGCTGCGCCTTTTACCTTTCTATGCTCCTCAAACTGGTACAGCAGAGGAACATCACCCGCAAGT TTGGGCAGGAGGAAGGCTGTCCTCGCATCGTTCAGAACAAACTGTTCAGAACATTCACTGTGGAGACTTTCAACAGTGGCAG GGTTCAGAACATGGTGTCGACGTCAATGCGCGCAAAATTAGCAGCTTACTGCCTGGCCCTGCAGCTGCACATGAGTCACATGACTGGTGACCTCACATTACTGCACCGTGACCTGGGAATCACCGAGGCCAA GATGGTTGACATTGCAAAGTCAATGGGACTGACTCTAATTAAACTGCCCCGGGGGAAGAGTGAGGATGCTGGGCTGCAAGACACAAACAGGCAGGCTGCGCTTGTTCTACCTCTGGTCAAATATGAACAGTCCATGGAGAGACGGAAACGCAAGAAAATGCACTGA
- the fbxo10 gene encoding LOW QUALITY PROTEIN: F-box only protein 10 (The sequence of the model RefSeq protein was modified relative to this genomic sequence to represent the inferred CDS: deleted 1 base in 1 codon) has protein sequence MEVGSLPVELWRVILAYLPLPDLGRCCQVCRAWRELILSLDNTRWRQLCLGCPECRHPNWPSQPHQEPPSWREALKQHALSTRTWTQNGPELQSSACLLFFRRRKDRRVWHVGSGCEFETLRGALGVVGPYDRVVLHPGVYEEQAELALKVPVELVGLGRLGEVALLVCMEQQCPTARLCNLVFMTPWFSTVVYKTSWGHVQLDNCNFEGAQLQIRGPGSCQARFCSFSQGSSAHLKGVVLSLMDSCDFSGSDTASVTVEGPPVSEGNWACKHLAALARTFPSCGASGNNTPPRGPPAGSTGGHQPPGANVKKEHLSIEDWQRRNGVDAGCQGTVIEDVWSDGDRSEGEEENRDGGGTNTKNPFILDYKIPCDHHGLSHLLKPRPDGSLPLAGVDPPSVTPETLTFQQELDRDPEAQMLVASTLGCILRRCLFREGKGGVHVSNCGQARLEGNVFRGLNYAVRCIQNATIVMLRNEVCECRASGVFLRLSAQGLIAENNIHSNGEAGLDIRKGANPIIVCNKIHSGLRSGVVVLGNGKGSIRSNQIYNNKEAGVYILFSGNPVVSGNHIFQGQAAGIAINENGRGMITENVIKENQWGGVDIRRGGDPILRNNYICSGYSDGVVVGERGRGLIEGNHVYCNKGCGVWVMSSSLPQLLGNHITHNCMYGLAVFCRKDPENIEAREGNWPGQEGIGGDADSGERRGVEGEGREGQENLNEEGELFAWESDLDSEDERHSARRSISVALVESNCMSYNGAVGLYVKSSEPLNVFSNLVNSNRGTGIAVLQSSQLTRLVTNCILENGRGGVTVEKDCRVELRGNGVYKNCSHGVSFSGNGQILENDVVGNLGYGIQVSGSADIKVMRNRVQPAQGCGVAVLGPVKGVVHDNILFQGHPGNKKALLHMDPGNESCVLRNNSVLRHNNSCTSAPAWVLENPPPRPLASSPSGLSASQYPSRLAISMTTRISATVESGCHNGSMFCSIL, from the exons GTGCCGTGCCTGGCGGGAGCTCATCCTCTCACTAGACAACACCCGCTGGAGACAACTCTGCTTAGGCTGCCCTGAGTGCCGACATCCCAACTGGCCCAGTCAGCCCCACCAGGAGCCCCCGTCCTGGAGAGAGGCCCTTAAGCAGCACGCCCTGTCGACCCGCACCTGGACTCAAAACGGGCCAGAGCTCCAGTCCTCTGCCTGCCTCCTCTTTTTCCGCCGTCGGAAAGACCGCAGGGTTTGGCACGTGGGGTCTGGATGTGAGTTTGAGACCCTACGCGGGGCTCTCGGAGTGGTGGGGCCATATGACCGTGTAGTTCTCCATCCAGGGGTGTATGAGGAGCAGGCTGAATTGGCACTGAAGGTGCCTGTGGAGCTGGTGGGGCTGGGTCGATTGGGCGAGGTGGCCCTCCTGGTGTGTATGGAGCAGCAGTGCCCTACTGCTCGGCTGTGTAATCTGGTGTTCATGACACCCTGGTTCTCCACTGTGGTCTACAAG ACGTCATGGGGACACGTTCAACTAGATAACTGCAACTTTGAGGGGGCTCAGTTGCAAATACGTGGACCAGGATCCTGCCAGGCTCGCTTCTGCTCCTTCTCACAGGGCAGCTCTGCCCACTTGAAGGGCGTTGTCCTCAGTTTGATGGACAGCTGTGACTTCTCGGGAAGTGACACAGCTTCTGTGACAGTTGAAGGTCCTCCAGTGTCAGAAGGAAACTGGGCTTGTAAACACTTGGCGGCCCTGGCCAGGACGTTCCCATCATGTGGCGCATCTGGGAATAATACCCCTCCCAGAGGCCCTCCGGCTGGCTCCACTGGTGGCCATCAACCTCCAGGTGCTAATGTTAAAAAGGAGCATTTGAGCATAGAAGACTGGCAGAGGAGGAATGGGGTGGATGCAGGGTGTCAGGGCACAGTGATTGAAGATGTCTGGAGTGATGGCGACCGCagcgagggagaggaggagaaccGAGATGGAGGAGGAACTAACACCAAAAACCCATTTATATTGGATTACAAAATCCCTTGTGACCATCATGGT CTATCCCATTTGCTCAAGCCCCGGCCAGATGGCTCTCTGCCACTAGCCGGGGTGGATCCACCATCTGTGACCCCTGAAACCCTGACCTTTCAGCAGGAACTAGACAGGGACCCAGAGGCTCAGATGTTGGTCGCCTCCACCCTTGGCTGTATCCTCAGACGCTGCCTCTTCAGGGAAGGGAAGGGTGGCGTGCATGTGTCTAATTGCGGACAAGCTCGTCTGGAGGGCAATGTTTTCCGTGGGCTGAACTATGCTGTCCGCTGCATCCAGAACGCCACA ATAGTGATGCTGAGaaatgaagtgtgtgagtgtcgTGCATCGGGTGTGTTCCTGCGCCTCTCTGCTCAGGGCCTCATCGCCGAGAACAACATCCACTCGAATGGGGAGGCGGGGCTGGACATCCGAAAAGGGGCTAACCCCATCATTGTG TGCAACAAAATACACAGTGGTTTGCGTTCAGGGGTTGTTGTCCTTGGCAATGGAAAAGGTTCAATTCGGAGCAACCAGATCTACAACAATAAGGAAGCGGGCGTGTATATTCTCTTCAGCGGGAATCCTGTGGTCAG tgggaATCACATCTTCCAGGGCCAGGCCGCAGGGATTGCTATAAACGAGAATGGCAGAGGGATGATAACAG AGAATGTGATCAAAGAGAACCAGTGGGGGGGTGTGGACATCCGCAGAGGAGGTGACCCCATCCTGAGGAACAACTACATCTGTTCTGGCTACTCAGACGGCGTCGTGGTGGGAGAGAGAGGCCGCGGACTTATTGAGGGAAatcatgtgtact GTAACAAAGGCTGTGGTGTGTGGGTTATGTCGTCCAGCCTCCCGCAGCTCCTGGGAAACCACATCACCCATAACTGTATGTATGGGCTGGCAGTGTTCTGCAGGAAAGACCCAGAGAACATCGAGGCCAGGGAGGGAAACTGGCCAGGGCAGGAAGGGATTGGTGGAGACGCAGACAGCGGGGAAAGGAGGGGGGTagaaggagaagggagagaagggcaGGAGAACTTAAATGAAGAGGGGGAACTGTTTGCATGGGAGAGTGATCTGGACAGCGAGGACGAGCGCCACTCTGCCCGTCGTTCCATCAGTGTGGCCTTGGTGGAGAGCAACTGCATGAGCTACAATGGAG cGGTTGGTCTGTACGTGAAGAGCAGCGAGCCCCTGAATGTTTTTTCTAACCTCGTAAACAGTAACCGTGGCACTGGCATAGCTGTGCTGCAGAGCAGTCAGCTGACCCGACTGGTTACAAACTGCATTCTTGAAAATGGTCGAGGTGGTGTTACGGTGGAGAAAGACTGCCGAGTGGAGCTTCGCGGTAACGGCGTCTATAAAAACTGCAGCCATGGTGTCAGTTTCAGTGGTAACGGGCAGATTTTGGAGAATGATGTCGTTGGGAACCTTGGATATGGGATCCAGGTCTCCGGCAGTGCTGACATCAAG GTAATGCGCAATCGTGTCCAACCAGCACAGGGCTGCGGCGTTGCTGTCCTGGGGCCAGTAAAAGGCGTTGTCCATGACAATATCTTGTTCCAGGGTCACCCTGGAAACAAAAAGGCACTTCTACATATGGATCCTGGCAATGAGAGCTGTGTGTTGCGCAACAACAGTGTTCTAAGGCATAATAACAG CTGTACATCTGCTCCTGCCTGGGTTTTGGAAAACCCTCCACCGCGCCCGCTGGCCAGCTCCCCTTCTGGCCTCTCCGCATCCCAATATCCTTCCAGACTTGCGATTTCCATGACGACCAGGATCAGCGCCACTGTAGAAAGTGGTTGCCACAATGGCAGTATGTTCTGCTCCATCCTGTGA